One window from the genome of Deinococcus apachensis DSM 19763 encodes:
- a CDS encoding CCA tRNA nucleotidyltransferase, producing MFRRRPPLPAFPPGALLVGGAARDWLRGIQPKDFDWAVPDPEAAARQVAAREGGSAFPLDEDRGYWRVHLPEGVQHDFVPLPDDVTADLLRRDFTVNALALTANRQVLDPTGGRADLRSRRLRMVSEANLRDDPLRAWRAARFEVTLGFRLEAATEAAVRRVAADLAAGTLPMPAPERVRDELHALLGHQDAARGIWRLEELGLLALTLPELREGIGIVQGGFHHLDVFGHGVEALHQLLARFPHADLPLRWATLLHDVGKPRAQGVNPKSGRITFYEHDRIGAALTKGILTRLRLPSSEVERAAALVRAHMVPLPAGEREARRFVHRRRELLPDLLRLMLADREAARGPQSHPAIRHAYAAAMDWVLAALEEQPAAPRPLLTGEDVMALLGIPPGPAVGEALRAVAEAQALGEVRTAEEAQALLLGRGDTASSSRTPPF from the coding sequence ATGTTCCGCCGCCGCCCTCCCCTGCCCGCCTTTCCGCCTGGTGCCCTGCTCGTCGGCGGCGCGGCCCGCGACTGGCTGCGGGGAATTCAGCCCAAAGACTTCGACTGGGCGGTGCCTGACCCGGAGGCGGCGGCGCGCCAGGTGGCCGCGCGGGAGGGGGGAAGCGCGTTCCCCCTCGACGAGGACCGCGGCTACTGGAGGGTTCATCTGCCGGAGGGGGTGCAGCACGATTTCGTGCCCCTGCCGGACGACGTGACGGCCGACCTCCTGCGGCGCGACTTCACGGTGAACGCCCTGGCGCTGACGGCGAACCGTCAGGTTCTCGACCCCACGGGCGGACGCGCAGACCTGCGCTCCCGGCGGCTGCGGATGGTCTCGGAGGCGAACCTGCGGGACGACCCCCTGCGGGCGTGGCGGGCCGCCCGTTTCGAGGTCACGCTAGGCTTTCGGCTGGAAGCGGCGACGGAGGCGGCGGTGCGGCGGGTCGCGGCCGACCTGGCGGCAGGCACCCTCCCCATGCCCGCGCCCGAGCGGGTACGTGACGAGCTGCACGCGCTGCTGGGTCATCAGGACGCGGCCCGGGGCATCTGGCGGCTGGAGGAGCTGGGCCTGCTCGCCCTCACCCTCCCCGAGTTGCGGGAGGGCATCGGGATCGTTCAGGGCGGCTTTCACCACCTCGACGTGTTCGGGCACGGGGTGGAGGCGCTGCACCAGCTCCTGGCCCGCTTTCCTCACGCCGACCTGCCGCTGCGCTGGGCCACCCTGCTGCACGACGTGGGCAAGCCGCGCGCCCAGGGCGTGAACCCGAAGTCGGGGCGCATCACCTTCTACGAACACGACAGGATCGGCGCCGCGCTGACGAAGGGCATCCTGACGCGCCTGCGCCTTCCCTCGTCGGAGGTGGAGCGGGCCGCCGCGCTCGTCCGCGCCCATATGGTGCCCCTCCCGGCGGGGGAGCGGGAGGCCCGGCGCTTCGTCCACCGCCGCCGCGAGCTGCTGCCCGATCTGCTGCGCCTGATGCTCGCCGACCGCGAGGCCGCGCGGGGGCCGCAGAGCCACCCCGCCATCCGGCACGCCTACGCTGCGGCGATGGACTGGGTGCTGGCCGCGCTAGAGGAACAGCCCGCCGCCCCCCGCCCCCTGCTCACGGGTGAGGACGTGATGGCGCTGCTGGGCATTCCCCCCGGTCCCGCCGTAGGGGAGGCGCTGCGGGCCGTGGCGGAGGCGCAAGCACTCGGCGAGGTGCGGACGGCGGAGGAGGCCCAGGCCCTGTTGCTCGGGCGGGGGGACACGGCTTCTTCCAGCAGGACACCGCCCTTTTGA
- a CDS encoding glycoside hydrolase family 13 protein translates to MSPSDQPHPITPEWVKDAVFYQIFPDRFARSGRVTGLNLQSWGSPPQVHGYMGGDLWGVIERLDHIAALGVNAIYFCPVFQSASNHRYHTHDYYQVDPMLGGNEALRALIDAAHARGIRIVLDGVFNHASRGFFQFNDLLEQGEASAYRDWFHVSGWPLHAYDDAGPANYHAWWGIRALPKFNTSTPAVREFLWDVGEYWMRFGIDGWRLDVPNEIDDDEFWREFRRRVKAVNPDAYIVGELWGDAHRWLAGDQFDAVMNYHFTRPCLAFFGARTLQQAANEYSGLGHIEPLDAAAFARRMEEVTRLYHPEIVRAQLNLLDSHDTARFLTAAGGDATAFRLASIFQMTYVGAPCIYYGDEVGLPGGHDPDCRRAFPWFDPASWDCETLGLLQKLTAARHATPALRRGEFHITHAGGDELVYVREHAEGNAHVALNAGRTPAELPLARVQPGRYCDALTGLHVELAEGTRVEVPARGALILIPA, encoded by the coding sequence ATGTCGCCCTCCGACCAGCCGCACCCCATCACGCCCGAATGGGTCAAGGACGCCGTCTTCTACCAGATCTTCCCCGACCGCTTCGCCCGCAGCGGGCGCGTGACGGGCCTGAACCTCCAGTCCTGGGGCAGCCCGCCGCAGGTTCATGGGTACATGGGCGGCGACCTGTGGGGGGTGATCGAGCGGCTGGACCACATTGCGGCGCTCGGGGTGAACGCGATCTACTTCTGCCCAGTGTTCCAGTCGGCCTCCAACCACCGCTACCACACCCACGACTATTACCAGGTGGACCCCATGCTGGGCGGGAACGAGGCGCTGCGGGCGCTGATCGACGCGGCGCACGCGCGGGGCATCCGCATCGTGCTCGACGGTGTGTTCAACCACGCCAGCCGCGGCTTTTTCCAGTTCAACGACCTGCTGGAACAGGGCGAGGCGAGCGCGTACCGCGACTGGTTCCACGTCTCGGGCTGGCCTCTGCACGCCTACGACGACGCAGGGCCCGCGAACTACCACGCCTGGTGGGGGATCCGCGCGCTGCCCAAGTTCAACACGTCCACCCCCGCCGTGCGCGAGTTCCTGTGGGACGTGGGCGAATACTGGATGCGCTTCGGCATCGACGGCTGGCGGCTCGACGTGCCCAACGAGATCGACGACGACGAGTTCTGGCGCGAGTTCCGACGCCGGGTCAAGGCCGTCAATCCCGACGCCTACATCGTGGGGGAGCTCTGGGGCGACGCGCACCGCTGGCTGGCGGGGGACCAGTTCGACGCGGTGATGAACTACCACTTCACCCGGCCCTGCCTGGCCTTTTTCGGGGCGCGCACCCTCCAGCAGGCCGCGAACGAGTACAGCGGCCTGGGCCATATCGAGCCGCTGGACGCCGCCGCCTTCGCCCGACGGATGGAGGAGGTCACGCGGCTGTACCACCCCGAGATCGTCCGGGCACAGCTCAACCTCCTCGACTCGCACGACACGGCCCGCTTCCTGACGGCGGCGGGGGGCGACGCGACGGCCTTTCGCCTCGCCTCCATCTTCCAGATGACCTACGTGGGGGCGCCCTGCATCTATTACGGCGACGAGGTGGGCCTGCCGGGCGGCCACGACCCGGACTGCCGCCGCGCCTTCCCCTGGTTTGATCCGGCGAGCTGGGATTGCGAGACGCTGGGCTTGCTACAAAAGCTGACGGCGGCCCGCCACGCCACCCCCGCCCTGCGCCGCGGGGAGTTCCACATCACCCACGCCGGGGGGGACGAACTGGTGTACGTGCGCGAACACGCGGAGGGGAACGCCCACGTGGCGCTGAATGCGGGCCGCACCCCAGCCGAGCTGCCCCTCGCGCGGGTCCAGCCCGGACGTTACTGCGACGCCCTGACCGGCCTCCACGTCGAGCTGGCCGAGGGGACACGGGTGGAGGTTCCGGCCCGGGGCGCGCTGATCCTCATTCCGGCCTGA
- a CDS encoding DUF58 domain-containing protein, whose translation MSLLRRRQRVTVPPPAPAPVRPPTERPAQLLRRLEFGVVRRLDGVLFGDYRGLFYGPSLDLAEVREYQPGDEVRRIDWNVTARSGRLHVRQYREERELTAWLVIDTSASMDFGTRRVLKRDLAKEFAGLAALVIARHGDKVGAITFGPRAGFTPPRGGRAQALAVLNLLSRETPGGPENHRATDLAEALTAVERTLRRRSLVFVVSDFLEEASRGPGSWTTAMGRLAQRHDVVAVRVSDPAERVLPDVGGLRLRDPETGGELWLDTSDPGVRAAHARLVEERDRALRRALTSVQVDLLDLGTERDPVGPLLRFTAARRGRRT comes from the coding sequence ATGAGCCTGCTTAGACGACGGCAGAGAGTCACCGTTCCGCCCCCGGCCCCCGCCCCGGTCCGCCCCCCGACCGAGCGGCCCGCCCAGCTCCTGCGGCGGCTGGAGTTCGGGGTGGTGCGGCGGTTGGACGGGGTGCTGTTCGGCGACTACCGCGGCCTCTTCTACGGCCCCAGCCTGGATCTGGCCGAGGTCCGCGAGTACCAGCCCGGCGACGAGGTGCGGCGCATCGACTGGAACGTGACCGCCAGAAGTGGCCGCCTACACGTGCGCCAGTACCGCGAGGAGCGCGAGCTGACCGCCTGGCTGGTGATCGACACCTCGGCCTCGATGGACTTCGGCACCCGGCGGGTCCTCAAGCGGGACCTGGCAAAGGAGTTCGCGGGGCTGGCCGCCCTCGTCATCGCGCGGCACGGGGACAAGGTCGGAGCGATCACCTTCGGTCCCCGGGCGGGCTTCACCCCGCCGAGGGGCGGGCGGGCGCAGGCGCTGGCGGTCCTCAACCTGCTGTCACGCGAGACGCCGGGTGGACCAGAGAACCACCGAGCCACCGACCTCGCCGAAGCCCTGACGGCGGTCGAGCGCACCCTGCGGCGGCGGTCGCTGGTGTTCGTGGTGTCGGACTTTCTGGAAGAAGCCTCACGCGGGCCGGGGAGTTGGACGACCGCCATGGGGCGGCTGGCGCAGCGGCACGACGTGGTCGCGGTGCGCGTCTCGGACCCGGCCGAGCGGGTGCTGCCCGACGTGGGTGGCCTGCGGCTGCGCGACCCGGAGACAGGGGGCGAGCTGTGGCTCGACACCTCCGACCCGGGGGTGCGCGCGGCCCACGCCAGGTTGGTGGAGGAGCGTGACCGGGCGCTGCGGCGGGCGCTGACCTCGGTGCAGGTGGACCTGCTCGACCTGGGGACCGAGCGTGACCCGGTCGGTCCCCTGCTGCGCTTCACGGCCGCGAGGCGGGGGAGGCGAACATGA
- a CDS encoding sulfite exporter TauE/SafE family protein yields MLAVIGVGLLAGVLGAILGLGGGVVVVPALEFVLPHFGHPITIQQAVAVSQIGVLAVGLSGAASYLQQGLVRARTGYLLSPYTILGGAIGSFLGLVLPARAVATVFALLLLYSAYNLLRGLKRVEVERAPSRLVPPAMTLAGIMSGLLGIGGGTVQVPVLNLLAGVPIRQAIATSTFIMGLTAVGNALVYQAGGLLDVRLAAGVALGVLVGARAGAGLQSRIPAAQLKLFFSLLLIFTAGQLLWKYWGHG; encoded by the coding sequence ATGCTCGCCGTGATCGGCGTGGGCCTGCTCGCCGGGGTGCTGGGCGCGATCCTGGGGCTGGGCGGCGGCGTGGTCGTGGTGCCCGCGCTGGAGTTCGTGCTGCCGCACTTCGGACACCCCATCACCATCCAGCAGGCGGTTGCCGTGTCGCAGATCGGGGTGCTGGCGGTGGGGCTGAGCGGGGCGGCGAGCTACCTGCAACAGGGGCTGGTGCGGGCCAGGACGGGCTACCTGCTCTCGCCGTACACCATCCTGGGCGGCGCGATCGGCTCTTTCCTGGGGTTGGTCCTCCCCGCGCGGGCGGTGGCGACCGTGTTCGCCCTGCTGCTGCTGTACTCCGCCTACAACCTGCTGCGCGGCCTGAAACGGGTGGAGGTCGAGCGCGCTCCGAGCCGCCTCGTCCCCCCGGCGATGACCTTGGCGGGCATCATGAGCGGCCTGCTGGGCATCGGGGGCGGGACGGTGCAGGTGCCCGTCCTGAACCTGCTCGCGGGCGTGCCCATCCGGCAGGCCATCGCCACGAGTACCTTCATCATGGGCCTGACCGCTGTAGGGAACGCGCTGGTGTACCAGGCGGGCGGCCTGCTCGACGTGCGGCTGGCGGCGGGAGTCGCCCTCGGTGTCCTCGTGGGGGCGCGGGCCGGGGCCGGTCTGCAAAGCCGGATTCCCGCCGCGCAGCTCAAGCTGTTTTTCAGCCTGCTCCTGATCTTCACCGCGGGGCAACTTCTCTGGAAATACTGGGGGCACGGATGA
- a CDS encoding VWA domain-containing protein: MTFTYPALLWLLLLLPLAAWGLWRAARRRERRATAYADTHLLGSVLRGGARGRSRWPLALQLGALSLLLLAAAQPVATLRLPTNQASVMIALDASRSMLADDVKPTRLEAAREVAREFLRLAPATTRIGFLTFSDRASVLVPPTTDRQEVLDALNRVKPAQATSFAGAMVSGVRALPGREKAVPPRELLELPPQAGATPGAAPVDPDTLPPGAILLLSDGISNRGANPLIAARFASDQRVKLYAVAIGQEGGAVSQVQGQLVFVPFDTRELSRLADLTGGQFLSPPEPERLRELYRDLGTAVRWSPGDLGLAAPLAGLAAALLLLGGGLALAWQRRVP; encoded by the coding sequence ATGACCTTCACCTATCCGGCCCTGCTGTGGCTGCTGCTCCTGCTGCCGCTCGCGGCGTGGGGGTTGTGGCGGGCCGCGCGGCGCCGGGAGCGGCGAGCGACGGCATACGCCGACACGCACCTGCTGGGTTCGGTGCTGCGCGGCGGGGCGAGGGGGCGTTCCCGGTGGCCGCTGGCCCTGCAACTCGGCGCGCTCAGCCTGCTGCTGCTCGCTGCCGCCCAACCCGTCGCCACCCTGCGGTTGCCCACCAACCAGGCCTCGGTGATGATTGCCCTCGACGCCTCGCGCTCCATGCTTGCTGACGACGTGAAACCCACCCGGCTGGAGGCGGCCCGCGAGGTGGCCCGCGAGTTCCTGCGGCTGGCCCCCGCCACCACCCGCATCGGGTTTCTGACCTTCTCCGACCGCGCCTCGGTCCTCGTGCCGCCCACCACCGACCGCCAGGAGGTGCTTGACGCGCTGAACCGGGTCAAGCCCGCCCAGGCCACCTCCTTTGCGGGGGCAATGGTGAGCGGCGTGCGGGCGCTGCCGGGACGCGAGAAGGCGGTGCCGCCCCGCGAGCTGCTCGAACTGCCGCCCCAGGCGGGGGCCACGCCAGGCGCGGCTCCGGTGGACCCGGACACACTTCCGCCGGGGGCGATCCTGCTCCTCTCGGACGGCATCTCGAACCGGGGAGCCAATCCCCTGATCGCCGCGCGCTTCGCCTCGGACCAGCGGGTCAAGCTGTACGCGGTCGCCATCGGGCAGGAGGGCGGGGCAGTCAGCCAGGTACAGGGGCAGCTCGTCTTCGTTCCGTTCGACACCCGCGAGTTGTCCCGACTCGCCGACCTGACCGGCGGACAATTCCTCTCCCCGCCTGAGCCCGAGCGGCTGCGCGAGCTGTACCGCGACCTGGGCACGGCGGTGCGCTGGTCGCCGGGAGATCTGGGCCTCGCCGCCCCGCTCGCGGGCCTCGCCGCCGCGCTGCTGCTGCTGGGGGGCGGGCTGGCGCTGGCTTGGCAGCGGAGGGTGCCGTGA
- a CDS encoding AAA family ATPase, with protein sequence MTGAAPLTPLQPQAVIDAAARLRTLLFEVKKVIVGQDLLLERLLVALLARGHVLVEGVPGLAKTLAIHTTAQAIGASFRRIQFTPDLVPADLIGTRIYNQKTGAFEVELGPVVANLILADEINRAPAKIQSALLEAMQERQVTIGSQTFPLPDPFLVLATQNPIESEGTYFLPEAQVDRFMFKVIVSYPGFHEEMTVVERVSHKFEPITVQLSSEELREMQRMADQVYVHPSVTEYAVTLARATRDPAAVGLPELKRSVVYGASPRASVNLILGAKALAIVRGREYALPEDVRDLAPEVLRHRIMLSYEGLAEEVRLEELVGRLIAAVPLPRVHLGDPHGAAPPVVTRDEPA encoded by the coding sequence ATGACCGGCGCTGCCCCCCTCACCCCGCTCCAGCCCCAGGCCGTGATCGACGCCGCCGCGCGGCTGCGGACGCTGCTGTTCGAGGTCAAAAAGGTCATCGTCGGGCAGGATTTGCTGCTGGAGCGTCTGCTCGTCGCCCTGCTCGCCCGCGGGCACGTCCTCGTGGAGGGCGTGCCTGGCCTCGCCAAGACGCTGGCGATCCACACCACCGCGCAGGCCATCGGCGCGTCCTTCCGGCGTATCCAGTTCACGCCGGACCTGGTGCCCGCCGACCTGATCGGCACCCGCATCTACAACCAGAAGACGGGCGCCTTCGAGGTCGAACTCGGCCCGGTGGTCGCCAACCTGATCCTGGCCGACGAGATCAACCGCGCGCCCGCCAAGATTCAGTCCGCGCTGCTGGAGGCCATGCAGGAGCGCCAGGTCACCATCGGGTCGCAGACCTTCCCGCTGCCCGACCCCTTCCTGGTGCTCGCCACGCAAAACCCCATCGAGTCGGAAGGTACCTACTTCCTGCCCGAGGCGCAGGTGGACCGCTTCATGTTCAAGGTCATCGTGAGCTACCCCGGCTTCCACGAGGAGATGACGGTCGTCGAGCGGGTGTCGCACAAGTTCGAGCCCATCACCGTGCAGCTCTCCTCCGAGGAACTGCGCGAGATGCAGCGGATGGCCGATCAGGTCTATGTCCACCCCTCGGTCACGGAATACGCGGTGACGCTGGCCCGCGCGACCCGTGACCCGGCGGCGGTGGGACTCCCCGAGTTGAAACGTTCGGTCGTCTACGGGGCCAGCCCGCGCGCCAGCGTGAACCTGATCCTGGGAGCCAAGGCGCTCGCCATCGTGCGGGGGCGCGAGTATGCCCTGCCGGAGGACGTGCGCGACCTCGCCCCCGAGGTGCTGCGCCACCGCATCATGCTCTCGTACGAGGGGCTGGCCGAGGAGGTGCGGCTGGAGGAGCTGGTCGGGCGCCTGATCGCCGCCGTGCCGCTCCCGCGCGTTCACCTGGGCGACCCGCACGGCGCCGCCCCGCCGGTCGTGACCCGCGATGAGCCTGCTTAG
- a CDS encoding VWA domain-containing protein translates to MTFLWPWALAALVLLPLFVWVYLRGLVRPAQAAALHPDLRLLAQASGRPRPLRRHLPALLYLGALTLTLFALARPTAPLPLPDNRTSIMLAIDVSRSMEVQDIEPSRFIAAQEAARRFIRALPQGARVGLVSFAGDAVLHTPPTSRHDRVFAAIDNLSVAPRTAIGDGLLTALQALPGRDAKAAATAQDRPPAAIVLLSDGRNNTGSDPLEVAAQAKKLGVKVYTVGLGTVGGDLRSNRWNSFQGGFDAETLKSIATATGGHYSEARSASQLSSIYRELGRSLGWTVQAREVSGFLAALAGLVLLGSLGVSELVTRRIL, encoded by the coding sequence ATGACCTTTCTCTGGCCCTGGGCGCTGGCCGCGCTGGTGCTGCTGCCCCTGTTCGTGTGGGTGTACCTGCGGGGGCTGGTCAGGCCCGCCCAGGCGGCCGCGCTGCACCCGGACCTGCGGCTGCTCGCGCAGGCGTCGGGCCGTCCCCGACCGCTGCGGCGCCACCTGCCCGCGCTGCTGTACCTGGGGGCACTGACCCTGACGCTGTTCGCCCTGGCCCGGCCCACCGCGCCGCTGCCGCTGCCCGACAACCGCACCTCCATCATGCTCGCCATCGACGTGTCGCGCTCCATGGAGGTGCAGGACATCGAGCCCAGCCGCTTCATCGCCGCGCAGGAGGCCGCCCGGCGCTTCATCCGGGCGCTGCCGCAGGGCGCGCGGGTCGGCCTGGTCTCCTTCGCGGGAGACGCCGTGCTCCACACCCCGCCCACCTCCCGCCACGACCGGGTCTTCGCGGCCATCGACAACCTGAGCGTGGCTCCCCGCACCGCCATCGGGGACGGGCTTCTGACGGCGCTCCAGGCCCTGCCGGGTCGGGACGCCAAGGCGGCGGCAACCGCCCAGGACCGGCCCCCGGCAGCCATCGTGCTCCTCTCCGACGGGCGCAACAACACCGGCAGCGACCCACTGGAGGTGGCGGCCCAGGCCAAGAAGCTCGGGGTCAAGGTCTACACCGTGGGGCTGGGTACGGTGGGCGGCGATTTGCGGAGCAACCGCTGGAACAGCTTTCAGGGCGGCTTCGACGCCGAGACCCTCAAGAGCATCGCCACCGCCACCGGGGGCCACTACTCCGAGGCGCGCTCGGCCTCCCAGCTCAGCTCGATCTACCGCGAGTTGGGCCGCTCACTGGGCTGGACCGTTCAGGCGCGCGAGGTCTCGGGCTTCCTCGCGGCGCTCGCCGGGCTGGTGCTGCTGGGGAGCCTGGGCGTTTCGGAACTCGTGACGCGGCGCATCCTGTAA